TTGGTATTACTGCTATCAACTGGCAGGGCCAAAATTCACACTTTCGACAACAACAACACTACGAGGAGACATTAGTTGAGTTCATCAATCGTCTAACTGACCAGGGTGCGGTAGTTGTCCTGTTTGCCCAGACCTGTGGCCCTGGCCAGGAGGAAGATGACCGACTGGTCAATATGCGGCTGTATCAAAGGGTGCGACATCAAGCACGAGTCGTGATGCTCAATGAACCCATTCACCCGGCACTGCTCCAGGCACTTTACGGGTGCATGAATTACTTCGTCGCAACCCGCCTTCACTCTTTTATTTTGGCAACAAATGCCGGCGTACCAGCCCTATCGATTGGTTATCTGACTAAGAGTATCGGCATTCTATCCGATATGGGTTTACCTGATCGCTGCCTTGACATTCAACATGTGAACGTTGCAGATCTCTGGCAGGCATTTTGCCGCTTGCAGCGGGAAGGACTGCCTGATCACATCAAATCCTATATCGCTACGGCTCGTTCACGTCAGCAAGCGCTCCGGCATGAACTTGCCAGTCGATATGGAAAGGAATAAAAGTCGGGCTATGGACGGTCGTATCAGTGTGGTTCAATTGATACCTGGCCTGATCGTAGGTGATCTGGGCGGAGGGTTGGAACTCTACAGTATCCGGCTGGCACAGGCGCTGGATCGGCGGCTATTTCGCGTACAGATGGTTTGTCTATGGCGCTTTGATCGACCGGTTGAACAACAGTGGGAAGCCGAGTTACGACATGATGGGATCGAGGTCCATTATGGCCCGCCTTACAATCCCCGCATGACACACGCTGTAGTTCAATCACTAACAGACCTCCGTGCGTTAATAAAACGTCTTCGCCCCGACATCATTCATACTCACGGTGAATATGCCGGCGTCATTGGGATGGGTCTGCGATTAACAAATCGGTCTATCCCCTTGATTCGTACCTGTCATACCACCTGCGAATTTCCCAATCATCCACTATTGCGATTAGCCACCGCAATGCTTTATCCATTCCTTGCCACTGTGCAGGTTGGTGTATCGAGCGCAATTGTTGACAATTTACGTCACCATCTCCTGGTGCGCATGACCCGGCAACCAATTTGGGCAATTAATAATGGGATTGACATTGAGCGGATAATTCAGCAGCGACGCGGTACAAACATTCGCCAGGATTTGGGATTACATCCCAATATTCCTCTCTTTGGATTAGTTGGACGGCTGACCGAACAGAAAGGTATCCCCGATGCCTTGCAGGCTTTTGCGCTGGTACGCGAGCAGCTACCCCACGCTGTACTGATTATCGTTGGAGATGGCTACGGCGAAAAGCCGCAACGCTTTAGGGAGCAAGCTACCGCTCTTGGTTTGTCTCAGGCAGTCTTCTGGCTGGGGGCGCGTCCCGATGCAATTGATATTATCGCCGGTCTTGATGTACTGCT
This genomic window from Chloroflexus aurantiacus J-10-fl contains:
- a CDS encoding glycosyltransferase family 4 protein, producing MDGRISVVQLIPGLIVGDLGGGLELYSIRLAQALDRRLFRVQMVCLWRFDRPVEQQWEAELRHDGIEVHYGPPYNPRMTHAVVQSLTDLRALIKRLRPDIIHTHGEYAGVIGMGLRLTNRSIPLIRTCHTTCEFPNHPLLRLATAMLYPFLATVQVGVSSAIVDNLRHHLLVRMTRQPIWAINNGIDIERIIQQRRGTNIRQDLGLHPNIPLFGLVGRLTEQKGIPDALQAFALVREQLPHAVLIIVGDGYGEKPQRFREQATALGLSQAVFWLGARPDAIDIIAGLDVLLSASLWEGLPTVILEAMAVGTPVVATDIPGTRELVLHEQTGLLAPPQSPPALAQAMIRLISNPGLAQRLATSARERAAQFSITAAARQYERLYRSLIPKTSQ